The Candidatus Methanoplasma cognatum genome contains the following window.
CAAAGTGCTTCTCTTCACTCACATGGCCAACCCGGCTGACCTGTCCAGACTGTTCGGGCACAACACGCCGCTGGAGTTATGAGACATGTTCCAGACGCTGCGCGTCCGCATAAATAACATGGCCAGATGGGAAAGCAGCTCCGTCAAGATGCTCGGCGGCGTCGAGGTCGCGCTTGGCGTCACCCTGCTCATACCTCTGATCATAGCTTTGCTGTACGGAGAGGATGCGGCAATATTCGTTTACCCGATCCCGATACTTCTGGTGTTCGGCGTGTTTCAATACACATTCTTCAAAAGCGGGGACGCGCTGAGGCCGGCCAGCGGCATGATGATGATGTCCGTCGCGTGGGCGATAGCCTTCCTTGTGAGCTCCGTACCGTTCTATCTCTACGGCTTCTCTTTCATCGATTCTCTTTTCGAAGGCGTCAGCGGGTTCACGACCACAGGCGCCTCCGTCATGGCGGATGCCGACCTCCCGCACAGTATACTCTTCTGGAGATCGTTCACGCAATGGGCGGGGGGCCTGGCGGTGGTCCTGATATTCCTGTTCCTGATACCGATGATGGGCATAGGGGGCAAGGCTTTCGTGAACAGCGAGTTCGCCGGCTCTGATACGTACAACTTCTCCATGAGGATAAAGAGCGCGGCCAGGAATTTTGTTTCGATATATGTCCTCCTTTCGATCGTAGAGATCGTACTGCTTATGGTCAGCGGAGCGGAACACTTTGAAGCGGTCACGATGACATTCTCCACCATATCTACAGGAGGCTTCATGTCTGCGGGGCAAAGCATGGCCGATTATTCCTTCGCAGCACAGGTGATCGTGCTGGCTTTCATGTTCCTGGGCGGAACGAATTTCTACCTGCACTACCGCGCCCTGAACAAGAGGGAATTCTCCGCATACAGAAAGAGCCAGGAGTTCATTTGGACCGTTGTGTGGTTCCTCACCGCGACGGTGATAATATTAGCGATGGTCCTGATAGCGGCGGAAGACTTATTCGCGGTGAACGTCGGAGCCGCCGCCTGGGAAACTCTTTTCACTGTGGTGTCGATGGGAACAACGACCGGGTACGCTGTCGCCGACCCCTCGGTCTGGCCTCTTGCCGCTTATGTTGTGATGTGGATGGTAATGCTTTTCGGATCGATGTCCGGCTCGACATCCGGCGGGATCAAGATCTACAGGCTGCTGATACTCAGGTCGTACATCGCGAACGGTGTGTACAAGATGTTCCACCCCCGTTCTGTCAGGGATGTCAGGATGGACGGCCATTCCGTGGGCGGGGATACGGTGGTGTCGGCTATGGTCGTCATAATGATGTTCATCCTGGCGGTCATAACCTCGATGATATTCCTGCTGGTATCCGAACCCGGGATAAGCATATCCGAATCGATAGGGCTGTCCATCTCGGCGATAAGCAACACAGGCATAAACACTGGCGACATCGCGCTGCAGGAACTGAACGGCGCGTCGAAGATATTCCTCTCATTCATGATGTGGGTCGGACGCCTGGAGGTCGTTATGGCCCTGCTGCTGTTCACAAGAACGCTCTGGAGGGACCTGCTGTCCGACATGAGGGCCGGCCTGCATAATATGAAGGGCAAAAAGAACTGATCAGTCCGAAGTCCTGCACATATCGAGTATTCTGACGACAGCGGGATTGCCCGGCTCTTTCTCATTGATCGCGCCTGCGACGATCTTTGCTTCCTGTACCTTCCCCTTCTCTATCAGACAGTAAGCGAATATCTCCATCGCCATCGTGTTGTCCGGATCGTCCTTGACGGCCTTGGACGCGAATGCGGCGGCGCTTGCCGTCCGTCCCATTATCCACATGAAATAGGACGCGAGAGCATTGGCATCCGGGGATGACTTGTCCTTCTTCAGGTTATCTTTGACGAGCCTCTCCGCCTCTTTGGACCTCCCCGCCGCCATCAGCGCCGCGCAGCAGCACTTCTGTACGTTCAGATCGTAGGGCGCTTCCGCTAGAAGGTCTTTTGCCAATCCCACGGCGAGGTCGTGCTCTTTGTTTGCGGATACCGCTCCGATCATCACGACCGAATCGTCTAATGTCGGGTCTGTCAGTTTCCCATAGAGCGCCGAGGATTCCGAATATCTCTGCATTTCATAAAGTGCGCGCATCCTTTCTCTGATAACTTCGGCGTTTTCTTCGATGCCGGAAAGTATCTTCTCCGCCTCTGCGGGGAATCCTATTCCAAGGAGGCCTTTTGCGGCCTCCAATCCATCCCTTTCCTTCACCTTGTCGGGGATGATCGCCGCGATATTCCTCGCGCCCTTTTCGTCCTCTATGACCTTCAGAAGCGACGAACATGTCAGCAGTGTGAAGGGGTCATCCGAGAAACAGTTCGCCAGCTCCATGACCTGCTCAGACACCAGACGTGCGTTCCCTGCCCTTATGTTGGATTGTATCTCCTTCAATACCTTATCTTTGTCCATCTGCGCTTATATCTTCTTAATAAAGATAAAGATTGAGGCTTGGCAGCCATTTCCATTCCAGGCGACCGTGGGATGATCTAAGCGGGGGCGAGGGGAAGAAAGCGCCGTCTTTCCGCTTATACTCACTTTCGGAAAAATCGGAGACCCCTTGTAAAGACGTATATAATCGTGCAGGAGTTTGCTTCTTTGCCGTTGGATGGGAAGCCCGGTTCGGTGTCTTCCGCATAGACGGCGAACCGGGACCATCTGGCAGGAGGTGATAACGTAACCAACAGCCCGAGCGGCCCTATAGTCCGCATTAAGATCGGAGGTGTGATCATTACGATCCGCACCTGATCCTAGTGCTGGACGGCTGATCCACGTTACGGATCCGTCTCCTCCTTGGAGGGGACGTTAAACCCGCTGCAGAGAGTCAATTGCTATACGCCCTTATATAACCTGCCATCTGATGCGGCCGCTTATGTCATATACATTCAAACCGATAACCGTTAACCGATGATGCTCAAAGGATTCTCTATATACGGCTTGTTCGGAGAGTTTGATTATAACATAAACCTCAGCGGCGGCCATATAACGTTCGTGCACTCACTGAACGGTTACGGAAAATCAACGGTCATGAAACTCATCTCCGACATACTGAAGGGGAATATCGACGACGTAAAAAGCGTTAACTTCAAGAGAATGGACCTGAAATTCGACGACGGCTCCGCGCTCATCGTGGAGAACACGGGCGAATCCCCTCTGATACAGATGCAGAAGAACGATATCGAAGAAGAGATCCCCGCCGAGGATCTGAGAAATGTGATGAACGTTCTTTACATACCTCCTGACAGGTCCGTTGTGCCTTCGGATGACTGCCTCATACCCGCGCTCGAAGCGCACGTAAGAAGCCTGGCCGACAAACTTAAGAATGCCAAAGCGAACGATAAACTTGTGAGCGTGCCAAAGCAGGGCAGGAAAGAATATTCTGACGCGGAACTGGAATTCCGGAGCAAGGATCTGAAGGCGAAACTTGATTTCATAAAACGCGCGGGCATCGAGCCTGATATGCCTGCGGGATACAGGTTCCCTCCGACGAGGTTCGAGATCATGGGATACCGCGAAGATTATCTGGACCTTCTGTTCTCTGTGGAAGAATACGTCGGCAGATACTATGAACTTTCGGAATCGGCGATCGTTTACGTTGATATTGTGAACGATCTCCTGATAAAGAAGAATGTCTACATCAACGACAGCAACATCCTCAGCATCAGAATGGATAACGGCGCGGCCCTCCCTCTTGACAAACTCTCCTCCGGAGAGAAGCAGATACTGATAATGTTCTATCTCCTTCTGTTTGCAGCCGAGCACGGGTCGCTCGTAATAATGGACGAACCAGAGATATCCCTGCACGTGGCGTGGCAGCAGAGCCTGGGAAAGACATTCTCAGACATTGCCAGACTGCGCGATATGCATATCATAGTCGCGACCCACTCACCTCAGGTGATACATGACAACTGGGATCTGTCTGTTGAGCTTAAGGTGGAAAATGATAGATGACCTTACATGCGCGGACATAGCAAACAGCATCTCCATGCTGAGATCCTCTCATAAAGGGCCCATAATGGTGGTAGAGGGCATAACCGACAGCAGGCTGTTCGGCAAATTCATAGACAAAGACGAAGTGAAGATCATCACCGCCTACTCCAAAGATAACGTAAGGAAATCTGTCGGGGAGGTCTGGGGGGCGAGAGGCGATAAACGGGTCATAGGGATACTTGATGCGGATCTTGACAGACTGTGCAGAAAAACATACAATCCGCCTATATTTGTCACCGACAAAAGGGATATGGAAACAATGATCCTGAGCACAGGAGCGCTGGATGATGTGCTCACTGAGTATGCCGATCCCGAGCTCCTTAATAGCTTTGAAGAGAACTACGGGAAAGCGGAGGATGTTCTGGCAAGGTCGTCCTACCCGATAGGGCTGTTCATGTTCATATCCGCGAGGGAAAGGCTGGGGCTTTCTTTCAAGAATATGGATTACTCATCGTTCATCAACAAGAAGACGCTTTCCATCGACATAAGGAAAATGATCGAGGACGTGTTCTCCCAATCGGTGAACATCTGCATCGGAAAGAAAGAGATCGCCGATATGATCGCAGAAGAGGAAGAGGTGCTTGACGACCCGTGGATCGCCGTGAGGGGGCATGACGTGGTCTCCGTGCTGGCGCTGGCGCTGTCGGAGACGTTCGGTTCCTATAACAGCAAAGATATAAAATACGGCCAGGTGAGCGGTTCGCTGAGGCTGGCGTTCGGTTTCGGCTATTTCAAAGAGACGGACCTGTACAAAGATACGATGAAATGGTCCCAGAGACACAATTACATCCTGTGGATCACTCAATGACAAAGTCCTCTTTCTTGGCGCCTTCGGCCGTCTCTATCATCTTCTGGACCTTCCGGTCGCATTCGTCCAAAAACCTCTTGCAGCGTTCTCTTAACACTACCGCTCTTTCGTATATCTCCAACGCCTTATCGAGATCCAGGTTCCCGTTCTCCAGCTCGTTCACGAGCTGTTCGAGGGTCTTAAGGCTCTCTTCGAATGTCATTTCCTCCGCATCCATCATCTCATCTCCACTTTCTTGACCTCGGCCTCCGCCTTTCCGTCTTTCATCGTCACGTTTATGTTTGCTCCGGCCCGCATCTGTTTGGAAGAGGTAAGCGCCCTGCCCCCCTCGTCCGTGACCAGTGCATAGCCTCTGTCCAATACCTTCATCGGGTTTATGCTTTCCAGCCTTTCCGAATATCTTTGAAGGTCCTTCCTGTCGTTCTCGACCATCCTCCGGACGTGCAGGTCCATGCTCGAATCCAGCTTGATGAACCTTCTGCGCATGACGCCCGCCTTATCCTTAAGCGCGGAATTCATCCGCGCATCAAGTTCGTCCAGCCTCATTGAGTACATAGATATCCTTTGCTCCGCGCGCTTCGGGGCGAGCTTAGAATCCAGTATCTTGAACCTGTAATGCATCCTTTCCAGTATCCCCGACAGGGATCTGTTGATCCTTATCATATCTGTGTCCAGGTGTTTGTTCACTTCTTTGCGGTCCCTTAACGCAAGTTCCGCGGCCCCCGTGGGGGTGGGGGCCCTGACATCGGCCACGAGATCGGCGATGGTAAAATCTGTCTCGTGGCCTACGGCGGATATTATCGGCGCTTCGGATGCGGCGATGGCCCTTGCGACGATCTCCTCATTGAAAGCCCACAGGTCCTCTATCGACCCTCCTCCTCTTCCCACAATGATCACGTCCACCCCCTCTCTGTTCAGGGCCTCTATCCCCTTCGCTATCGACTCTGCCGCGCCTTCCCCCTGCACCTGCGCCGGATACAGGAGAATATCGGCGGGGAAGAGCCGCCCGGAAGTTGTGACTATGTCATGTATCACTGCGCCGGCGGGGGATGTGACCACGCCGATAACTTTCGGATACAGGGGGAGGGGCCTCTTCCTCGATGGGTCAAACAATCCTTCCTCTTCGAGCTTCTTCTTCAACGCTTCGTAGGCGAGGTAAAGGTCTCCCACGCCGGACCGTCTCATCATCTCTACTATGAATTGGTATGCCCCGTTTTTCACATACAGGTCCACTCTTCCGAATGCGGTCACTTTCATGTTGTCCTGGGGTTCGAAGTCGATCCTTGCCCTGGACTGTTTGAACATCACGCCCCGGATCTCGCTGGTGCTGTCCTTCAGTGTGAAATAATAATGCCCGGAAGGATACTTCTTTAGGTTGGACAGCTCCCCCGTGACCCAAACGTCATTGACGGCGGAAGACTCCGACAGGATGGCCCTCACTCTTGTATTGAGTTGGGTCACCGTTATCGTTTCCGCCATGCTATCCGCATGGGTATCCGCTTTAATCTATTTGCTGTCAGAACACGGTGAGAGGAAAGGCCGTATGAAGGTGCGCCTTACCGGTGACGCCTTTATCAGGTAAATTTATAAGTGACATCTCTATTAAAGCGTGACAAAAGATAGCACGATAAAGTGATATGATGGCCTTCTGGAACAAAGAGATAGAAACGATGCCTCGTGCGGAGCTTGAGAGGCTGCAGCTAAGTCTTCTGAAAAAGCAGGTGCGCACGATGTACGACACATCGAAGTTCATCCATGACCGCATGAAGGCCGCCGGCATATCCCCTGCCGACGTGACGGACCTGAAAATATTCCGGAAGATGCCGTTCATGGTCAAGGATGACTTCAGGGAAAATTATCCGGACAGCCTTTTTGTAAAGCCGTATGAGGATCTCGAGAGGATCCATGTCTCATCCGGCACCACCGGAAAGCCTACGGTCGTGGGATACACCAAAAAGGACATCGACGACTGGGCGGAATGCCTTGCAAGAGGTATGGTATCCTTTGGGATGAGCAGCAAGGACCTGATACAGAACAGCCACGGCTACGGCCTGTTCACAGGAGGACTGGGCATACATCAGGCGGCGGTGAAGGTCGGCGCCACACTGCTGCCCACGAGCACGGGGAACACGGAAAGGCAGATCCAGCTGATGCGGGACCTTCCCGTCACGGCTTTCGCGGGAACGCCTTCCTACCTGTTCCACATCGCGGACACATGCGACAGGGTGGGTGTTGATATACACAGGGATACGAAGGTCAGGCTTGCGATTGCCGGAGGGGAACCG
Protein-coding sequences here:
- the xseB gene encoding exodeoxyribonuclease VII small subunit, translating into MMDAEEMTFEESLKTLEQLVNELENGNLDLDKALEIYERAVVLRERCKRFLDECDRKVQKMIETAEGAKKEDFVIE
- a CDS encoding tetratricopeptide repeat protein produces the protein MDKDKVLKEIQSNIRAGNARLVSEQVMELANCFSDDPFTLLTCSSLLKVIEDEKGARNIAAIIPDKVKERDGLEAAKGLLGIGFPAEAEKILSGIEENAEVIRERMRALYEMQRYSESSALYGKLTDPTLDDSVVMIGAVSANKEHDLAVGLAKDLLAEAPYDLNVQKCCCAALMAAGRSKEAERLVKDNLKKDKSSPDANALASYFMWIMGRTASAAAFASKAVKDDPDNTMAMEIFAYCLIEKGKVQEAKIVAGAINEKEPGNPAVVRILDMCRTSD
- the xseA gene encoding exodeoxyribonuclease VII large subunit, encoding MAETITVTQLNTRVRAILSESSAVNDVWVTGELSNLKKYPSGHYYFTLKDSTSEIRGVMFKQSRARIDFEPQDNMKVTAFGRVDLYVKNGAYQFIVEMMRRSGVGDLYLAYEALKKKLEEEGLFDPSRKRPLPLYPKVIGVVTSPAGAVIHDIVTTSGRLFPADILLYPAQVQGEGAAESIAKGIEALNREGVDVIIVGRGGGSIEDLWAFNEEIVARAIAASEAPIISAVGHETDFTIADLVADVRAPTPTGAAELALRDRKEVNKHLDTDMIRINRSLSGILERMHYRFKILDSKLAPKRAEQRISMYSMRLDELDARMNSALKDKAGVMRRRFIKLDSSMDLHVRRMVENDRKDLQRYSERLESINPMKVLDRGYALVTDEGGRALTSSKQMRAGANINVTMKDGKAEAEVKKVEMR
- a CDS encoding ATP-binding protein, translating into MMLKGFSIYGLFGEFDYNINLSGGHITFVHSLNGYGKSTVMKLISDILKGNIDDVKSVNFKRMDLKFDDGSALIVENTGESPLIQMQKNDIEEEIPAEDLRNVMNVLYIPPDRSVVPSDDCLIPALEAHVRSLADKLKNAKANDKLVSVPKQGRKEYSDAELEFRSKDLKAKLDFIKRAGIEPDMPAGYRFPPTRFEIMGYREDYLDLLFSVEEYVGRYYELSESAIVYVDIVNDLLIKKNVYINDSNILSIRMDNGAALPLDKLSSGEKQILIMFYLLLFAAEHGSLVIMDEPEISLHVAWQQSLGKTFSDIARLRDMHIIVATHSPQVIHDNWDLSVELKVENDR
- a CDS encoding DUF4435 domain-containing protein, whose translation is MIDDLTCADIANSISMLRSSHKGPIMVVEGITDSRLFGKFIDKDEVKIITAYSKDNVRKSVGEVWGARGDKRVIGILDADLDRLCRKTYNPPIFVTDKRDMETMILSTGALDDVLTEYADPELLNSFEENYGKAEDVLARSSYPIGLFMFISARERLGLSFKNMDYSSFINKKTLSIDIRKMIEDVFSQSVNICIGKKEIADMIAEEEEVLDDPWIAVRGHDVVSVLALALSETFGSYNSKDIKYGQVSGSLRLAFGFGYFKETDLYKDTMKWSQRHNYILWITQ
- a CDS encoding TrkH family potassium uptake protein, with translation MARWESSSVKMLGGVEVALGVTLLIPLIIALLYGEDAAIFVYPIPILLVFGVFQYTFFKSGDALRPASGMMMMSVAWAIAFLVSSVPFYLYGFSFIDSLFEGVSGFTTTGASVMADADLPHSILFWRSFTQWAGGLAVVLIFLFLIPMMGIGGKAFVNSEFAGSDTYNFSMRIKSAARNFVSIYVLLSIVEIVLLMVSGAEHFEAVTMTFSTISTGGFMSAGQSMADYSFAAQVIVLAFMFLGGTNFYLHYRALNKREFSAYRKSQEFIWTVVWFLTATVIILAMVLIAAEDLFAVNVGAAAWETLFTVVSMGTTTGYAVADPSVWPLAAYVVMWMVMLFGSMSGSTSGGIKIYRLLILRSYIANGVYKMFHPRSVRDVRMDGHSVGGDTVVSAMVVIMMFILAVITSMIFLLVSEPGISISESIGLSISAISNTGINTGDIALQELNGASKIFLSFMMWVGRLEVVMALLLFTRTLWRDLLSDMRAGLHNMKGKKN